One Coccinella septempunctata chromosome 1, icCocSept1.1, whole genome shotgun sequence DNA window includes the following coding sequences:
- the LOC123323026 gene encoding ethanolamine-phosphate cytidylyltransferase isoform X1: MQEEKKLNGHAKPVRVWCDGCYDMVHFGHANSLRQAKALGDYLVVGIHTDEEISKHKGPPVFNEQERYKMVRAIKWVDEVVEGAPYVTSLETLDKHGCDFCVHGDDITMTADGVDTYHKVKTANRYREVQRTAGVSTTDLVGRMLLLTRNHFRQGQYEYSVDSGHSSSMGQDSSARSPWTGCSQFLPTTRKLIQFSDGRSPLPTDRVVYVAGAFDLFHVGHLDFLEKARELGDFLIVGLHTDPVVNRYKGSNYPIMNLHERVLSVLACRYVSEVVIGAPYSVTKDLMDHFKVHIVAHGSTPVAPDEDGRDPFLYPKEIGKFVTLDSGNSMTTEKIVERIIRNRLEYEARNVKKEKKEMDLINAMEAQKNNSCKGDVLKISA, translated from the exons TTATGACATGGTACACTTCGGTCATGCCAACTCTCTACGTCAGGCCAAAGCTCTGGGCGATTACCTTGTGGTAGGTATACATACAGATGAGGAAATTTCCAAACATAAAGGGCCGCCCGTCTTCAACGAGCAAGAACGGTACAAGATGGTGAGAGCAATAAAATGGGTCGACGAGGTTGTCGAAGGAGCACCGTACGTAACCTCTTTGGAAACGCTGGATAAGCACGGTTGCGACTTCTGCGTGCACGGGGATGACATAACCATGACAGCCGATGGCGTTGACACTTATCACAAGGTGAAAACGGCGAATAGATACCG AGAAGTACAAAGAACCGCAGGCGTGTCTACCACCGATCTAGTTGGCCGAATGCTGCTCCTAACCAGGAATCACTTTCGACAAGGTCAGTATGAATATTCAGTTGACAGCGGTCACTCATCTTCAATGGGTCAAGACTCCTCGGCTCGTTCACCATGGACCGGTTGCTCCCAATTCCTCCCCACTACCCGGAAATTAATTCAATTCTCCGATGGAAGATCACCTCTTCCTACCGACAGGGTGGTGTACGTAGCTGGAGCCTTTGACCTATTCCACGTCGGGCACTTGGATTTCTTAGAGAAGGCTAGAGAGCTCGGCGACTTTCTGATTGTGGGTTTGCACACCGACCCGGTAGTGAATAGGTACAAAGGTTCCAACTATCCCATCATGAACCTGCACGAACGCGTTCTAAGTGTGCTAGCTTGTCGATACGTGTCAGAGGTGGTGATCGGTGCCCCGTATTCCGTTACCAAAGACCTCATGGATCATTTTAAAGTACATATTGTTGCTCACGGGAGCACGCCGGTGGCACCTGACGAGGACGGTCGAGACCCTTTCCTTTATCCGAAGGAAATCGGGAAGTTCGTCACTTTGGACTCTGGTAATAGCATGACTACAGAAAAAATTGTGGAAAGAATCATAAGGAATCGGCTAGAGTATGAAGCCAGAAATGTTAAAAAGGAAAAGAAAGAGATGGACTTGATAAATGCTATGGAAGCTCAAAAAAATAACAGTTGTAAAGGAGATGTGCTAAAAATTTCCGCATGA
- the LOC123323026 gene encoding ethanolamine-phosphate cytidylyltransferase isoform X2: MQEEKKLNGHAKPVRVWCDGCYDMVHFGHANSLRQAKALGDYLVVGIHTDEEISKHKGPPVFNEQERYKMVRAIKWVDEVVEGAPYVTSLETLDKHGCDFCVHGDDITMTADGVDTYHKVKTANRYREVQRTAGVSTTDLVGRMLLLTRNHFRQDSSARSPWTGCSQFLPTTRKLIQFSDGRSPLPTDRVVYVAGAFDLFHVGHLDFLEKARELGDFLIVGLHTDPVVNRYKGSNYPIMNLHERVLSVLACRYVSEVVIGAPYSVTKDLMDHFKVHIVAHGSTPVAPDEDGRDPFLYPKEIGKFVTLDSGNSMTTEKIVERIIRNRLEYEARNVKKEKKEMDLINAMEAQKNNSCKGDVLKISA, from the exons TTATGACATGGTACACTTCGGTCATGCCAACTCTCTACGTCAGGCCAAAGCTCTGGGCGATTACCTTGTGGTAGGTATACATACAGATGAGGAAATTTCCAAACATAAAGGGCCGCCCGTCTTCAACGAGCAAGAACGGTACAAGATGGTGAGAGCAATAAAATGGGTCGACGAGGTTGTCGAAGGAGCACCGTACGTAACCTCTTTGGAAACGCTGGATAAGCACGGTTGCGACTTCTGCGTGCACGGGGATGACATAACCATGACAGCCGATGGCGTTGACACTTATCACAAGGTGAAAACGGCGAATAGATACCG AGAAGTACAAAGAACCGCAGGCGTGTCTACCACCGATCTAGTTGGCCGAATGCTGCTCCTAACCAGGAATCACTTTCGACAAG ACTCCTCGGCTCGTTCACCATGGACCGGTTGCTCCCAATTCCTCCCCACTACCCGGAAATTAATTCAATTCTCCGATGGAAGATCACCTCTTCCTACCGACAGGGTGGTGTACGTAGCTGGAGCCTTTGACCTATTCCACGTCGGGCACTTGGATTTCTTAGAGAAGGCTAGAGAGCTCGGCGACTTTCTGATTGTGGGTTTGCACACCGACCCGGTAGTGAATAGGTACAAAGGTTCCAACTATCCCATCATGAACCTGCACGAACGCGTTCTAAGTGTGCTAGCTTGTCGATACGTGTCAGAGGTGGTGATCGGTGCCCCGTATTCCGTTACCAAAGACCTCATGGATCATTTTAAAGTACATATTGTTGCTCACGGGAGCACGCCGGTGGCACCTGACGAGGACGGTCGAGACCCTTTCCTTTATCCGAAGGAAATCGGGAAGTTCGTCACTTTGGACTCTGGTAATAGCATGACTACAGAAAAAATTGTGGAAAGAATCATAAGGAATCGGCTAGAGTATGAAGCCAGAAATGTTAAAAAGGAAAAGAAAGAGATGGACTTGATAAATGCTATGGAAGCTCAAAAAAATAACAGTTGTAAAGGAGATGTGCTAAAAATTTCCGCATGA